CAGGGGTCTTACTTCCTTAAAGGAATGGGAAATCTCATCTTGAGGGGGGCTTCACGCTTAGATGCTTTCAGCGTTTATCCCGTCCATACATAGCTACCCAGCAATGCCCTTGGCAGAACAACTGGTACACCAGAGGTATGTCCATCCCGGTCCTCTCGTACTAAGGACAGCTCCTCTCAAATTTCCAACGCCCGCGACGGATAGGGACCGAACTGTCTCACGACGTTCTGAACCCAGCTCGCGTGCCGCTTTAATGGGCGAACAGCCCAACCCTTGGGACCGACTACAGCCCCAGGATGCGACGAGCCGACATCGAGGTGCCAAACCTCCCCGTCGATGTGAACTCTTGGGGGAGATAAGCCTGTTATCCCCAGGGTAGCTTTTATCCGTTGAGCGATGGCCCTTCCATGCGGAACCACCGGATCACTAAGCCCGACTTTCGTCCCTGCTCGAGTTGTAACTCTCGCAGTCAAGCTCCCTTCTGCCTTTGCACTCTACGAATGATTTCCAACCATTCTGAGGGAACCTTTGGGCGCCTCCGTTACCTTTTGGGAGGCGACCGCCCCAGTCAAACTGTCCATCTGACACTGTCTCCCACCACGATAAGTGGTGCGGGTTAGAATGGTCATAACACAAGGGTAGTATCCCACCAGCGCCTCCATCGAAACTAGCGTTCCGATTTCTACGGCTCCTACCTATCCTGTACATGTGTTACAAACATTCAATATCAAACTACAGTAAAGCTCCATGGGGTCTTTCCGTCCTGTCGCGGGTAACCTGCATCTTCACAGGTACTAAAATTTCACCGAGTCTCTCGTTGAGACAGTGCCCAAATCGTTACGCCTTTCGTGCGGGTCGGAACTTACCCGACAAGGAATTTCGCTACCTTAGGACCGTTATAGTTACGGCCGCCGTTTACTGGGGCTTCAATTTTGAGCTTCGCTATTGCTAACCCATCCTCTTAACCTTCCAGCACCGGGCAGGCGTCAGCCCCTATACGTCATCTTTCGATTTTGCAGAGACCTGTGTTTTTGATAAACAGTCGCTTGGGCCTATTCACTGCGGCTGAACTTGCGTTCAGCACCCCTTCTCCCGAAGTTACGGGGTCATTTTGCCGAGTTCCTTAACGAGAGTTCTCTCGCTCACCTTAGGATTCTCTCCTCGACTACCTGTGTCGGTTTGCGGTACGGGTCATTTGTTTCTAACTAGAAGCTTTTCTTGACAGTGTGACATTGAGACTTCGGTACTCTATTTCCCTACTCATCACAACTTGTTCTTAAAGATAAAAGCATTTGACTCTTATCAAAACTTGTTGCTTGAACGTGCACTTCCAGTCGCACGATCTCATAGCCTCCTGTGTCCCTCCATTGTTCAAACAAAACAAACGAGTACAGGAATCTCAACCTGTTGTCCATCGCCTACGCCTATCGGCCTCAGCTTAGGTCCCGACTAACCCTGGGAGGACGAGCCTTCCCCAGGAAACCTTAGTCATTCGGTGGACAGGATTCTCACCTGTCTTTCGCTACTCATACCGGCATTCTCACTTCTAAGCGCTCCACCAGTCCTTACGATCCAGCTTCAACGCCCTTAGAACGCTCTCCTACCATAGAACCAAAGGTTCTATCCACAGCTTCGGTAACATGTTTAGCCCCGGTACATTTTCGGCGCAAGGGCACTCGACTAGTGAGCTATTACGCACTCTTTAAATGGTGGCTGCTTCTGAGCCAACATCCTAGTTGTTTGTGCACCCTCACATCCTTTTCCACTTAACATGTATTTTGGGACCTTAGCTGGTGGTCTGGGCTGTTTCCCTTTCGACAATGGATCTTATCACTCACTGTCTGACTCCCGGATATAAATGAATGGCATTCGGAGTTTATCTGAATTCGGTAACCCAAGACGGGCCCCTAGTCCAAACAGTGCTCTACCTCCATCATTCTCAAATCCGAGGCTAGCCCTAAAGCTATTTCGGAGAGAACCAGCTATCTCCAAGTTCGTTTGGAATTTCTCCGCTACCCACACCTCATCCCCGCACTTTTCAACGTACGTGGGTTCGGTCCTCCAGTGCGTTTTACCACACCTTCAACCTGGACATGGGTAGGTCACATGGTTTCGGGTCTACGACAACATACTCATTCGCCCTATTCAGACTCGCTTTCGCTACGGCTCCGCTTCTTCAGCTTAACCTCGCATGCTATCGTAACTCGCCGGTTCATTCTGCAAAAGGCACGCTATCACCCATTAACGGGCTCTAACTTCTTGTAAGCACACGGTTTCAGGTTCTATTTCACTCCCCTTCCGGGGTGCTTTTCACCTTTCCCTCACGGTACTGGTTCACTATCGGTCACTAGAGAGTATTTAGCCTTGGGAGATGGTCCTCCCGGATTCCGACGGAATTTCTCGTGTTCCGCCGTACTCAGGATACTCATAGGTGTGTTGTCAATTTCATCTACGGGGCTTTTACCCGCTATGGCTGACCTTTCCAGATCGATTCGACTATCCACAACAGCTACCACAATTGAGTCCTACAACCCCAATAAGCAAGCTTATTGGTTTGGGCTGTTTCCGTTTCGCTCGCCGCTACTAAGGAAATCGATTTTTCTTTCTCTTCCTACAGGTACTTAGATGTTTCAGTTCTCTGCGTCTACCTTCTAATAGCTATGTATTCACTACTAGATAATATCCTATAAAAGATACTGGGTTCCCCCATTCGGAAATCTCCGGATCATAGCTTACTTACAGCTCCCCGAAGCATATCGGTGTTAGTCCCGTCCTTCATCGGCTTCTAGTGCCAAGGCATCCACCGTGTGCCCTTATTCACTTAACCTTTTCTAACCTTACGGTTAGCTTTTTTTCATTAACTATTAACTAGCGATAGATAATAGTTAATACATTTCACAGTTCTTTAAAAGAAACTGTTCAACGCGGTGTTCTCGGTTTATGTTGATGTCTAACTTCAACTATCCAGTTTTCAATGAACAATCTGTTTGAGAGTAGACCTCTCAAAACTGAACAAAGTAAAACGTAATGTGTTTTCCGTAATTATCCTTAGAAAGGAGGTGATCCAGCCGCACCTTCCGATACGGCTACCTTGTTACGACTTCACCCCAATCATCTATCCCACCTTAGGCGGCTGGCTCCAAAAGGTTACCTCACCGACTTTGGGTGTTACAAACTCTCGTGGTGTGACGGGCGGTGTGTACAAGGCCCGGGAACGTATTCACCGTGGCATGCTGATCCACGATTACTAGCGATTCCGGCTTCATGTAGGCGAGTTGCAGCCTACAATCCGAACTGAGAACAGCTTTAAGAGATTAGCTAAACCTCGCGGTCTCGCAACTCATTGTACTGTCCATTGTAGCACGTGTGTAGCCCAGGTCATAAGGGGCATGATGATTTGACGTCATCCCCACCTTCCTCCGGTTTGTCACCGGCAGTCTCGCTAGAGTGCCCAACTAAATGATGGCAACTAACAATAAGGGTTGCGCTCGTTGCGGGACTTAACCCAACATCTCACGACACGAGCTGACGACAACCATGCACCACCTGTCACTTTGTCCCCGAAGGGAAAGCTCTATCTCTAGAGTGGTCAAAGGATGTCAAGACCTGGTAAGGTTCTTCGCGTTGCTTCGAATTAAACCACATGCTCCACCGCTTGTGCGGGCCCCCGTCAATTCCTTTGAGTTTCAGCCTTGCGGCCGTACTCCCCAGGCGGAGTGCTTAATGCGTTAACTGCAGCACTGAAGGGCGGAAACCCTCCAACACTTAGCACTCATCGTTTACGGCGTGGACTACCAGGGTATCTAATCCTGTTTGCTCCCCACGCTTTCGAGCCTCAGCGTCAGTTACAGACCAGAGAGTCGCCTTCGCCACTGGTGTTCCTCCATATATCTACGCATTTCACCGCTACACATGGAATTCCACTCTCCTCTTCTGCACTCAAGTCCTCCAGTTTCCAATGACCTTCCTCGGTTGAGCCGAGGGCTTTCACATCAGACTTAAAAGACCGCCTGCGCTCGCTTTACGCCCAATAAATCCGGACAACGCTTGCCACCTACGTATTACCGCGGCTGCTGGCACGTAGTTAGCCGTGGCTTTCTGGTTAGATACCGTCAAGGTGATAACAGTTACTCTATCACTTGTTCTTCTCTAACAACAGAGTTTTACGATCCGAAAACCTTCTTCACTCACGCGGCGTTGCTCGGTCAGACTTTCGTCCATTGCCGAAGATTCCCTACTGCTGCCTCCCGTAGGAGTCTGGGCCGTGTCTCAGTCCCAGTGTGGCCGATCACCCTCTCAGGTCGGCTATGCATCATGGTCTTGGTAGGCCGTTACCCCACCAACTAACTAATGCACCGCGGGCCCATCCACCAGTGACACCGAAGCGTCTTTCATACTTTCGCCATGCGGCAAAAGCAATTATGCGGTATTAGCACCTGTTTCCAAGTGTTATCCCCCTCTGGTGGGCAGGTTGCCCACGTGTTACTCACCCGTCCGCCACTCACTTCTTTTCGGTGGAGCAAGCTCCGGTGAAAAGAAGTGCGTTCGACTTGCATGTATTAGGCACGCCGCCAGCGTTCGTCCTGAGCCAGGATCAAACTCTCAATAAAAAGTTGATAACATCTTGCGATGTTTAGCTCATTTGTTTTAAAACTTGCTAGCGAATTGTATTCACTAAATATGGTTTGTTTCTACATAGTAGAAACGCCCTACACATTTGGTTCGTCTTACTTTGTTCAGTTTTCAAAGGTCTAAACTTTGTTGTCGTAACAACTTTTATATCATAACAAGTTTATAATAACTTGTCAACAGTTTTTTGAATTTTTTAAATTTTCTGAAAATTCGTTCGCTAGAATAAAAATCCTATTAGCTAAATGTTAAAAGTTGTACTTTTTAAAAGCTGTGTCTCAAGGACATTTACTAATATAACAATTATGTCACAATTCGTCAACAGTTTTTTTTATTTTTTTCAATATTACTTATTTATTTATCCTTTTTTAATGAATAAAGGTAATTCTATTACTTCATAAACAGACTTTTCTAAAGATGTGATTGTTACTCCTACTAGTCTAATACCACTATTTATCCAATTTAATTCTTCCCACAATTGATTAACATAAAAATAAATTTCTTCCGTTTGACAAATATATTTATTTAATGTCATCCTTCTTGTAACTGTTTCATAAGAATTAGTTCTTACCTTTAGAACGATTGTTTTTCCTTTTAATTCATTTTTCAATAGTTTTTGACTAACTTCTTCTGACAATTCTCTTAAATGATTTAGTACATCCAATTCTTGGATAAGTATTTTTCCAAAAGTTCTTTCTCTACCTATTGATTTTCTCTCTCGATTATTTTCTACTGGATCATTATGGATTCCTCTAACTTTACGATATAAGCTATATCCTTTTTTACCAAACCAATCGATTAACGTCAATTCGGGTATGTCATATAAATCTTTTCCTGTGTATATGCCCATTTCATGCATGAATGGAATTGTCTTCTTTCCAATACCATAAAATTTTTCAATTGGTAACTCAAACAAAAACTTTTGTGCCTCTTTCGGTAGTATAACGGTTAATCCTTTAGGTTTATCGTAATCTGACGCAATTTTAGCTAAAAATTTATTATAGCTGACTCCTGCAGAACTAGTTAGTTCGACTTTCTCATAAATTTTAGATTGAATAAGTCGGGCTATTTTTATTGCACTTTTAATATCTTGTTTATTAAGCGTTACGTCAAGGTAAGCCTCATCAAGAGAAAGAGGTTCAACTACATCAGTGTACTCTCTAAAAACTTCATGAATTTGTTTAGAAACTTCAGCATAATATTCCCGATTTCCTGAAACAAACACGGCATGTGGACATAGTTCATATGCTTTTTTTGCGCTCATAGCTGAATGAATACCGTATTTTCTTGCTTCATAATTCGCTGTAGTGACAACTCCGCGTCCATTTGTATCATTAGGGTGTTTGGCAATGACTAACGGCTTACCTTTTAGACTAGGATTATCTCTTTCTTCTATAGAAGCATAAAAAGCATCCATATCAATATGAATAATTTTCCGAGATAAATCATTGATTAACGGAAACCTTAACCCATTTGACATAAACTAACCTCCAAAAAAAGAATATACGTTCGTATCAATTATACCACGAAGACACAAAAAAACCACCAAAGCCGTCGCTCTAGTGGAAATGAAGGTTGTAAATGATTCTATTTTACTTATAAATAGAATTCAAAAACCAATTCGGGATAATTGGTATGCCATTCATCATACGACTTATGCATTAAATTCATCTGACTTTAAGGTATCAATATAATAAAAAAAGAATGAGAATCATCTCATTCTTTAAAAACTTGTCCAAATTTCATCTTCTTCCATTACTTCTTCTTCTAAAAATTTTCCTTTAGATAAATCATCATAGAACGCTGCTTTCGTCGCATTAATATATGGATTAATCCATAATAATCCTATTCCCATTGTTAGCATTCCCACAAAATACCACCCAATAAAACTAATATCTAACCAAAATAATCGACCTTTATGCCCATCCATTAATTCACGACTTTCAGTTATAAAACTTGTAGCGCCCATACTCCTTGTATCACGAGATGAAGATAAATCTTTATAAATAAAGTTTGCTTGTGAATAAGAATATCCTTTTACAATACCTGGAATAATAAATAATAAAGTCCACAAGTATTGGAAAACATATGTCAAAATATTAATCAATAATACTGGAACAAAATCATTTCCATTAAATAATCTAAACGATTCTTTAAACGACATATCTTGTGATTTTCCACGCCTTATGACATCTAAAAAAGTAAATGAAATACCAATTGTTAAAAATGTTATAACAAAACTAAATATAGGTCCTGCTAATGGAGCAGATCCTACTGAAGCAATTGCCGCTACTACGTCTGAAGCAGGTGATTCATCATCGAAGTCTTCCTCCCATGTATATTCATGTTGAATACTATCATAGTCGTCTCCCGCTATTTTTGAATAATTTGATTGATCACTTGCCGTCGTGACAATAAATAATCCAAACACCACTATTATTATAGTAAGAAAAAACATTGAAATCATTTGAATGATTGATGGTACCAAATTCAACATTACTGCTTCTTTCCATCGTCCTCTGAGTGATTCTTTTGCTTGCATTTTAAGTTCTTTAGAGGATTTATACATACATATCACATCCCTCTCCTTTTATTGACACTTATTTTATCATTTTTTTTTTCAAATGAATAACATTTATATCATATCAATAATGTCTCCACTATTTAATAGAATCAATTTAGAAGATGTCACGTTTCTTTGATAAATTTCTTCTAACGCTAATTGATAAAGTGTTAATTGACCAACATAACGTTGTTTTAATTTTTCTAATTCTTCAATACTAGCATCTTTAGGCACATAATCTGTTTTAAAATCATATAAAATAAGCTCTGAGTCTGTTAAGACAAATCCATCAATAATCCCATGAATCAATACAGTATCCTCTTCTTTAGTCACATAATCTTGATACAGCTCTTTAGCTGGTAATAGTAAGGAAAAGGGTTGTTCTCTTCTAGTAAATTCATGGTGTGCTAATAGATATTCGCCAAATGTTGTATCAAAAAACGACTTTATTCTATTGATAGGTAATATAGCTGCTAATTTTTCTGTAAAAACACCATTTTGTATCATTGTCTCTATTTGTGCCTCTATATCTTGTTCTGTTGGCTTTTTATCAAGAGGTAGCAATTGCATCAATAAATGTACTGCTGAACCAATATCTGTCGATTTAATTTGGATATCACCTTCCATAAATTTAGGCTTAGCACTATCACTCAATACTTCCCTATGTGCTTTTATTTGTTTCTCTTTTGAGAAATTAAGTGTTGGTACATCCTTCATATCAGGTTCTTCAAATAATCGTTTAACCTCAGAAACAGACTGATAACTTGCCGTCATAGTGGCATCTTTTTCAGGATAAGAAAAATTTAAGCGATCTACTACTTCTTTTAGTAATTTAACATTTGGTTTCACATCAGATATTTTTAACCCTTCTTCTTGCCCTCCTTGAACCATATGTCTAGCTAGAATATCCTTTTCTTGATAAAAATGAATTGAAAACTGACCTGGATGTTTCTTTAGTCCTGGTAAAACAGCCACATCACTCGTTGGAAAATAAGTTTCAAAGTCTGGATGCCTTACTAAAGACATGCCTATCCAGTCCATCAAACTTGATGTTGACTGTCTACTTGCGGTCGGTAACACTATATGCTCAGTACTGGTTGAAGTTGCCCATTTCTTATAAGCATCATCTTTACTTTTATAGGAACCGACTAAGTAGAGCTTTTCTTCTGCACGAGTTAGCGCCACATATAATTTACGCATCTCTTCAGCCAAAAGTTTTTGTTTTTTATATTCTCTAATCACATTGAAAGGAAAAGTATCATATTCTAATCGTTTTTCAATGTCTTTGTATTTGATTCCCATACCAAGTTCTTCATCGAAAACAAATTTTCGTTGTCTAACATCCATAAGATTGAATTGTTTTGACATATCTAATAAAAATACAACAGGAAATTCTAAGCCTTTACTAGCATGAATGGTCATCACTCTAACCGCATCTGCTTCTTCATTAATGTTAGAGGCTTCCGCTAAATCTTTATTTTTTTGCTGCATTTTTTCGATAAACCGAATAAATTGAAATAGCCCCTTAAAACTCATCTCTTCATAACTCGATGCACGATGATACAACGCATGAAGATTTGCTTTTCGTTGCAGACCAGATGGAAGTCCTGCTACATAATCAATTAAGTCGGTATCTTTATATATTTGCCAAATCAATTCAACTAATCGTTTTCTTCTAGCCAACTCACGCCAATAATTAAACTGTTGATTAAACGTCTCGATAATTTGATATAACTGACTGGATTTATCCCCGTCTATTAAAAATTTCTGCAAGGCGTCATAATAATAGCCTGTCATGTCATAGCTTTTTAATAGAACCATATCATTTTCACCAATCCCAACAATCGGCGAGCGTAAAATAGCCGCTAACGGAATATCTTGATAAGGGTTGTCGATTAGTTGTAGTAAAGAAATCATGATTCTAATCTCAGTTGCTTGAAAATAATTTTGTGTATCATTCACCATTAAAGGGATATCATACTCTTTAAAAATATCTAAGATATCTAAGTTATTTTTTTTCGTTGGTGTTAACAATACAATATCTTTATAGGTGATTGAACGCATTTTTTCTTCTTTTTTATCAAACAACTCAAATTTCTTATCAATTAATTCTCGAATTTTTAACGCAACAAGTCGTAACTCACCTTCTGTTTTTCCATCTAGTCTAAATTCTAATGACTCCTGATTTTTTTCTTCTGATGTGGTTTGATAAATTAATAACTCTGTATCATAATCCTTACTTTCAGGAAATGACTTATTTCCAACAATTAATTCAGCACTCGTATCATAATCTAATTGCCCTAATTCTTTATCCATTAATTGTGTAAAGACAAGGTTCGTAAAATCTAAGACATTACTTCTTGAACGAAAATTTTCTGCTAGGATAATGCGACGACCATCTTCTTCTGTCGCAAATTGTTCATATTTTTCAATAAACAAAGTAGGATCAGCTAAACGGAACCCATAAATTGATTGTTTAACGTCCCCTACCATAAATAGATTACCATTATGTTTTTCAGGACGACGTAGCCAATACAAAATCGTTTCTTGTAGTCTATTAATATCTTGATACTCGTCTACCAAAATTTCATTGAATTTATGACGATAATAGGTAGAGGCTTCAGATTCTACCCATTGATCTTCAACTTGTTTTCTTAAAATTGCCAACGTCAAATGTTCTAAATCGTTAAAATCAAGTACATGACGAGATTCTTTTTCTTTAGAAAATCGGTTAATAAATCGCTTGGTCACACTAATTAGCTCTTCAACCACTGACTGTGATTTTTCTAATATCTCTAACATCTCTTCAGGACTTTGTTTGAAATACTGACTTCTTAACTTTCCAATACTTTCTTTTACACCATCTCGTACCAATTTTATTTCCTGGTATTCTTCTTGAACTTCTTCTGATGCTGTTTTTTTAGACGGCGCTTTAATACGCTTAAATGGTGTGCTTATCAAATAATCATAAAAGTCATCAAGTCTATCTTCGGTAATTAAAAATAATAATGTATCAATTAATTGTTTATCGTCACTGACTGTTTCTAGTGTTTTCTTTAGTTCTTCATCACTTTGACAACGATTCACTAACTCATCTATCGTTACTTGAGCTAACAGTAATTGATTTAATACATCTGGTTTCATGTATTGTTGATAGAGTGGCGAGTTGACTAAGCTGTCTGTTATTTGATAATTTTCAAGCAAACTATCTAACCAATTTTCCGGTTCAGAATTCGCTTGAGCAAATAAGTGTATCGAAAAAATGAGTTCCATCAACCCATTATCATTACGGTCGTTAGAAAAATTTTCAGTTAATTGATAAAACGCTTCTCTTTCTTCACCATATAGTTCTTCTCTTAGCTCATCCCAGACATCTTCCTTTAATAGTAAATTTTCTGTTTCATCAGTCAATAAACGAAAAACAGGATCGATATGAATAAGATAATAGTATCTTTGAATGACACGTAAACAAAAAGCATGAAGTGTGCTGATGGTAGCTGTTGGAAGTAGTCCCAGTTGTTTTACCAAATGCTCTTTTTGTGCGGTATCAACTTCTTCTGTAATAGCTGTTTGAATGGCTACTTTAATTCGTTGTTTCATCTCTTTTGCAGCGGCTTCTGTATAAGTCACAATCAATAATTCATCGACATTAACGCCCGACTTAATTTTTTGAATCACTCGCTCAACTAATACCGTTGTTTTACCAGAACCAGCAGAGGCAGAAATCAATAAATTATCCCCAGAGTCATACACTGCTTGCCATTGTTTATCTGTAAAATGGCTATTTTCTGGTTTTACTGGAATATCTATGTTACTCATTTGTCTCCTCCTTTGATTCAGGTTGCAGTTTTTCCATAATCGTTTCTTTTTTCAAGGACTCAATTCGGTGATAATTATTTTCTGGTAACATCACGTCAAATTGACATACACTTTTATATGGACAAAAACCACAAGCTAATCGTTTTTGTTCTTTATAGACTGGATTTAACTCCGTGCTACCTTCATAAATTTTTTCTCCAGCTTGTTTGAAATTATCACGATTATGAGCAACTAAATGAGATAATTCATCTGATGTGATAAATCGTGATGATTTCATTTTTCCACTTTTTAACTGCTCGTATGGGTAAACTAGCGATTTTACCTGAGGGTCAATAGTTTTATCTAATTTTTCTAAAATCACATCATCTTCTACTAACAACCCATCATATTGATACTCTTTTAGTAGTTGTTCATCTAGCGTATCTAATGAGAATTTTTCGTTAACATTGATAACTGGATTTTTAATATGCATGTATAGTGCTCCAGCTGGTTTAGCTGTTTTTCCAACTAACTCTACTGCATTACTTAAGGCAACATCTAAGTACGTAATCATTTGCATGGCTAATCCATAATAAGCATCAACAAAATCAAAATTATGCTTACTCGATTTGTAGTCAATCACGCTTAAATACACATCATCTTCAATAACTAATTTATCCAAGCGATCAATTTTACCTCGTACTTTTACTTTTTTATTATTGTTTAAAACAATTTCTAAACTATTTAATCCAGCTTGTTTTAACGACTCACCAAACAAGACTTCTGTTTGGATAGGGGTCATATTACTTCGTTTAGCTTGATTTTTTAGCGATAAGCACACTCTTTGAATGGTTTTTTCTAACTGATACGACACATATTTCATTCGATTGGTTGTGGACAAAATAGTAAATCGTTTATCTCCTAGTATTTCCTGTAACACCGTTTGAGCAAGTTTCTTCACTTCATCATCTGAAATCTCTGTTAGTTGGATTTTCTGTTTAA
This genomic stretch from Vagococcus sp. CY52-2 harbors:
- the dinB gene encoding DNA polymerase IV; its protein translation is MSNGLRFPLINDLSRKIIHIDMDAFYASIEERDNPSLKGKPLVIAKHPNDTNGRGVVTTANYEARKYGIHSAMSAKKAYELCPHAVFVSGNREYYAEVSKQIHEVFREYTDVVEPLSLDEAYLDVTLNKQDIKSAIKIARLIQSKIYEKVELTSSAGVSYNKFLAKIASDYDKPKGLTVILPKEAQKFLFELPIEKFYGIGKKTIPFMHEMGIYTGKDLYDIPELTLIDWFGKKGYSLYRKVRGIHNDPVENNRERKSIGRERTFGKILIQELDVLNHLRELSEEVSQKLLKNELKGKTIVLKVRTNSYETVTRRMTLNKYICQTEEIYFYVNQLWEELNWINSGIRLVGVTITSLEKSVYEVIELPLFIKKG
- a CDS encoding DUF975 family protein, whose product is MYKSSKELKMQAKESLRGRWKEAVMLNLVPSIIQMISMFFLTIIIVVFGLFIVTTASDQSNYSKIAGDDYDSIQHEYTWEEDFDDESPASDVVAAIASVGSAPLAGPIFSFVITFLTIGISFTFLDVIRRGKSQDMSFKESFRLFNGNDFVPVLLINILTYVFQYLWTLLFIIPGIVKGYSYSQANFIYKDLSSSRDTRSMGATSFITESRELMDGHKGRLFWLDISFIGWYFVGMLTMGIGLLWINPYINATKAAFYDDLSKGKFLEEEVMEEDEIWTSF
- the addA gene encoding helicase-exonuclease AddAB subunit AddA, coding for MSNIDIPVKPENSHFTDKQWQAVYDSGDNLLISASAGSGKTTVLVERVIQKIKSGVNVDELLIVTYTEAAAKEMKQRIKVAIQTAITEEVDTAQKEHLVKQLGLLPTATISTLHAFCLRVIQRYYYLIHIDPVFRLLTDETENLLLKEDVWDELREELYGEEREAFYQLTENFSNDRNDNGLMELIFSIHLFAQANSEPENWLDSLLENYQITDSLVNSPLYQQYMKPDVLNQLLLAQVTIDELVNRCQSDEELKKTLETVSDDKQLIDTLLFLITEDRLDDFYDYLISTPFKRIKAPSKKTASEEVQEEYQEIKLVRDGVKESIGKLRSQYFKQSPEEMLEILEKSQSVVEELISVTKRFINRFSKEKESRHVLDFNDLEHLTLAILRKQVEDQWVESEASTYYRHKFNEILVDEYQDINRLQETILYWLRRPEKHNGNLFMVGDVKQSIYGFRLADPTLFIEKYEQFATEEDGRRIILAENFRSRSNVLDFTNLVFTQLMDKELGQLDYDTSAELIVGNKSFPESKDYDTELLIYQTTSEEKNQESLEFRLDGKTEGELRLVALKIRELIDKKFELFDKKEEKMRSITYKDIVLLTPTKKNNLDILDIFKEYDIPLMVNDTQNYFQATEIRIMISLLQLIDNPYQDIPLAAILRSPIVGIGENDMVLLKSYDMTGYYYDALQKFLIDGDKSSQLYQIIETFNQQFNYWRELARRKRLVELIWQIYKDTDLIDYVAGLPSGLQRKANLHALYHRASSYEEMSFKGLFQFIRFIEKMQQKNKDLAEASNINEEADAVRVMTIHASKGLEFPVVFLLDMSKQFNLMDVRQRKFVFDEELGMGIKYKDIEKRLEYDTFPFNVIREYKKQKLLAEEMRKLYVALTRAEEKLYLVGSYKSKDDAYKKWATSTSTEHIVLPTASRQSTSSLMDWIGMSLVRHPDFETYFPTSDVAVLPGLKKHPGQFSIHFYQEKDILARHMVQGGQEEGLKISDVKPNVKLLKEVVDRLNFSYPEKDATMTASYQSVSEVKRLFEEPDMKDVPTLNFSKEKQIKAHREVLSDSAKPKFMEGDIQIKSTDIGSAVHLLMQLLPLDKKPTEQDIEAQIETMIQNGVFTEKLAAILPINRIKSFFDTTFGEYLLAHHEFTRREQPFSLLLPAKELYQDYVTKEEDTVLIHGIIDGFVLTDSELILYDFKTDYVPKDASIEELEKLKQRYVGQLTLYQLALEEIYQRNVTSSKLILLNSGDIIDMI